A genomic segment from Micropterus dolomieu isolate WLL.071019.BEF.003 ecotype Adirondacks linkage group LG03, ASM2129224v1, whole genome shotgun sequence encodes:
- the ptpn6 gene encoding tyrosine-protein phosphatase non-receptor type 6, translated as MVRWFHRDITGLQAEEVLKTRGIHGSFLARPSKKNVGDFSLSVRVGDMVTHIRIQNTGDYYDLYGGEKFATLSELVDYYTSENGILQDKDGTTIELKYPLNCSDPTTERWYHGHLSGPNAEKLLVARDEPETFLVRESLSKPGDFVLSVLTNEKGKTGGRRVSHIKIMCQNDKYTVGGSEMFDTLTDLVDYYRRKGIEEISGNWVYLKQPYYSTRVNAADIDSRVKQLDQTAQQQQEGEGEKTKAGFWEEFDALQKLEAKVKKSREEGQRPENKSKNRYKNILPFNDTRVILQDTDPDVVGSDYINANYVRNTLWESADQKVYIATQGCLATTINDFWQMVWQENTRVIVMTTREVEKGRNKCVPYWPDSQSSKEVGPYVVTNESEREAADYKIRVLEIAPVDKPKLSRTIWHYQYLSWPDHGVPQEPGGVLSFLTQVNSKQAEYPDAGPMIIHCSAGIGRTGTIVVIDMILETIDTIGLDCDIDIPKYIQMVREQRSGMVQTEAQYKFIYLSVSEYIQTTKAKDCAYMETETEYGNLQLKHQPASRKVSKNKEDVYENLSKGKKDAKKQKSDKKSGSVRKK; from the exons GTGGTTCCACAGAGACATCACAGGCCTGCAGGCTGAGGAAGTGCTGAAGACTCGAGGCATTCATGGCAGCTTTTTGGCTCGGCCCAGCAAGAAAAACGTTGGAGatttctccctgtctgtcag GGTGGGTGACATGGTGACCCACATCCGGATCCAAAACACAGGAGACTACTACGACCTGTATGGCGGGGAGAAGTTTGCCACCCTGTCAGAGCTGGTGGACTACTACACATCGGAGAACGGCATCCTGCAGGACAAGGACGGCACCACCATCGAACTCAAATACCCCCTCAACTGCTCCGACCCCACCACAGAGAG GTGGTACCACGGTCACCTGTCTGGGCCGAATGCAGAGAAGCTGCTTGTGGCTCGAGATGAGCCGGAGACCTTCCTCGTCAGAGAGTCGCTGTCCAAACCTGGAGACTTTGTTTTGTCGGTTCTGACGAACGAGAAAGGCAAAACTGGAGGAAGgagggtctctcacatcaagaTCATGTGTCAG aaTGACAAGTATACAGTGGGAGGTTCAGAGATGTTTGACACGCTGACAGACTTGGTGGACTACTACAGACGCAAAGGCATCGAGGAGATCTCTGGGAACTGGGTGTATTTAAAACAG CCGTATTACTCCACCAGAGTGAATGCAGCAGATATCGACAGCAGAGTGAAACAGCTGGACCAGAccgcacagcagcagcaggagggcGAGGGAGAGAAGACCAAGGCTGGCTTCTGGGAGGAGTTTGAC GCTCTTCAAAAGTTGGAGGCAAAGGTGAaaaagagcagagaggagggcCAGAGGCCTGAAAATAAGAGCAAAAACAGATACAAGAATATTCTTCCCT TCAATGACACCAGGGTCATCCTGCAGGACACTGATCCTGATGTTGTGGGTTCAGATTACATCAACGCCAACTACGTGAGA aaCACCCTCTGGGAGTCTGCAGATCAGAAAGTTTACATTGCCACCCAGGGGTGCCTAGCAACAACTATCAACGATTTCTGGCAGATGGTATGGCAGGAGAACACGAGGGTGATCGTAATGACAACAAGAGAGGTTGAGAAAGGGCGG AATAAATGTGTGCCATACTGGCCAGACTCTCAGTCATCCAAAGAGGTGGGCCCATACGTGGTGACCAATGAGTCCGAGAGGGAAGCTGCTGATTACAAAATCCGAGTTTTGGAGATCGCTCCTGTGGACAAG CCAAAACTTTCTCGTACCATCTGGCACTACCAGTACTTGAGCTGGCCTGACCATGGTGTTCCTCAGGAGCCAGGTGGTGTCCTCAGCTTCCTCACCCAAGTGAACTCTAAACAGGCTGAATATCCTGATGCTGGACCCATGATCATCCACTGCAG TGCTGGAATTGGTCGAACAGGCACAATTGTGGTGATTGACATGATCCTCGAGACCATTGACACTATTG GTCTGGACTGTGATATTGACATCCCAAAATACATCCAGATGGTGCGAGAGCAGCGCTCCGGCATGGTCCAGACAGAGGCCCAGTACAAGTTCatctacctgtctgtgtctgagtACATTCAGACCACCAAGGCCAAAGACTGTGCCTACATG gaaacagagacagagtaTGGAAATCTGCAACTCAAACACCAACCAGCAAGCAGGAAGGTCTCAAA AAACAAGGAGGACGTTTACGAGAATCTgtcaaaaggaaagaaagacgcGAAGAAGCAAAAGTCAGACAAGAAAAGTGGCTCAGTGAGGAAAAAATAG
- the rbp5 gene encoding retinol-binding protein 5 produces MSKPNYSGTFHMVEQQNMDGYLAALDVNFALRKIVCLLKPTKEITHDPATGDMKIRTLTTFKNFNMDFKIGKEFTEDLGPVDGRTCQTTVNWEGDKLVCVQRGEKEGRGWTHWLEGNKLHLELRAEGVVAKQVFQKAD; encoded by the exons atgtctaaacCTAATTACTCCGGCACGTTTCATATGGTGGAGCAGCAAAATATGGACGGCTACCTCGCAGCTTTAG ATGTTAATTTCGCTCTGAGGAAGATTGTATGTCTGTTGAAGCCCACCAAAGAGATCACCCATGACCCGGCCACAGGAGACATGAAGATCCGCACTCTCACCACCTTCAAGAACTTCAACATGGATTTCAAGATCGGAAAAGAATTTACTGAAGACCTGGGGCCAGTGGATGGCCGGACCtgtcag ACTACAGTGAACTGGGAAGGAGACAAACTGGTTTGTGTACAGcggggagagaaagaaggacgAGGCTGGACACACTGGCTGGAGGGCAACAAGCTGCATTTG GAGCTCAGAGCTGAAGGCGTGGTTGCCAAGCAAGTCTTCCAGAAGGCTGATTGA
- the LOC123967829 gene encoding tumor necrosis factor receptor superfamily member 5 has translation MNCTKEQYNSKDGRCCDQCHAGSYMVAECNGTTKTKCAECGRKGYTATKNHLSNCRQCKICSPTNNQRTVKDCTTKEDTVCECVTGFYCSNVDCDHCLQVKDCPMGEGVKMKATRTNNTVCALCIEGTYSNVTDFNSSCQTHTRCEDIGRVLKTPGTRTSDAICGNFKSHCHWMLPASLWSGLVLTALIVFGLICWRAKRKSDKAARSSPPVTFIDLVPAAPVSPLKLPLPPTELNGYCQESCTVDGCDLPIFNPDDNVVSCTQDSVDSCLPITPLKASVSFAESNHINGSAGYCTSNFLRTYSEPQEDEWCGT, from the exons ATGAATTGCACAAAAGAGCAGTACAACAGTAAAGATGGGAGATGCTGTGATCAATGCCATGCAG GATCATACATGGTAGCTGAATGTAACGGCACAACGAAGACCAAGTGTGCTGAATGTGGACGTAAAGGCTACACAGCCACAAAAAATCACTTGTCTAACTGTCGTCAATGCAAGATCTGCAGTCCTA CTAATAATCAGAGGACAGTAAAGGACTGTACAACTAAGGAGGACacagtatgtgagtgtgtgactgGTTTCTACTGCAGTAATGTTGACTGTGACCATTGCCTGCAAGTGAAAGACTGTCCTATGGGTGAAGGGGTCAAGATGAAAG CCACTCGCACAAACAATACAGTGTGTGCTCTGTGTATAGAAGGGACCTATAGCAACGTCACAGACTTCAACTCATCCTGTCAAACACATACCAG ATGTGAGGATATTGGAAGAGTGTTGAAAACTCCGGGAACCCGAACAAGTGATGCTATCTGCGGTAACTTCAAATCTC ATTGTCACTGGATGTTGCCCGCAAGCCTGTGGTCAGGACTCGTGTTGACCGCACTCATTGTGTTTGGTCTCATCTGCTGGAGAGCAAAACGCAAGTCAGACAAAGCAG CCAGATCGAGTCCTCCTGTTACCTTCATTGACCTGGTTCCTGCAGCACCTGTCAGTCCGCTGAAGCTGCCCTTACCGCCCACAGAGCTGAACGGTTACTGCCAAGAGAGCTGCACTGTAGACGGCTGCGATTTACCAATATTTAACCCAG ACGATAATGTGGTCAGTTGCACACAAGACAGTGTGGACAGCTGCCTTCCTATAACACCACTGAAGGCTTCAGTTTCATTCGCTGAATCCAACCACATCAATGGAAGTGCTGGATACTGCACCAGCAACTTCCTCAGGACCTACTCAGAGCCACAGGAGGACGAGTGGTGTGGGACATAA
- the LOC123967831 gene encoding complement C1s subcomponent-like isoform X1 — MLRLSLLLLLLSHSAYPMLLGWVESPGYPNGYLPHASLNWSRCAPKGHTVSIRLIHLDLEDSEDCENDAVKVYSNGNLISVLCGKKEFEELQSSVNPLHSSPGGCLSLSFHSDYSNTKRHTGFRGFYTSQDFDECDDPDNGCTQFCHNFIGGYHCSCRHGYHLDADKQTCTVSCTEDLSGLKRGDISSPSWPASYAENANCQHILSVEAHQQLELHFSEDFDVEQSPDGQCIDALTIETPSGTLGPFCGHTPPPSPFLTHSNHVQIRFISDGFGTNKGFSLHFKTRDKVCPAVVTPHSTVTPQQPEYSQGETVTVTCDLGYVVNSQGTQTLSSEYVTTCRGTGIWTPTYICEPVDCGFPGIPEDGILQLVGSADTQYKDQIQFNCSSKYYTLEGDDTFTCSASGDWISRGGKTELPKCTEVCGKPEKHPASTGRILGGKNAKLGEIPWHLLIKEPRRGGASLINDRWAVTAAHVVEDIEETSLRLYGGLIDGRTADRLSDVVVVDSERIIIHPDYVKGIDDRTSFDNDIALIRFSSRVNLGPNLIPICLPEVKRSWVENELGTVSGWGKTEVQIKKEDATRFVTSAQLKYAHIGVKPLSECEDTPLTSTKKRMLFTNNMFCAGADGKDSCQKDSGGPFVLPMLAEGREPYYLTGIVSWGPPCEERQYKGYYTKVENYVDWIKKTIDTIEKS; from the exons ATGTTGCGATTAAG TCTCCTGCTTCTCCTGCTCTCCCACTCGGCCTACCCAATGTTGCTAGGATGGGTGGAGTCTCCAGGGTATCCCAATGGATACTTGCCCCATGCCAGTCTAAACTGGAGCAGGTGTGCCCCCAAAGGTCACACAGTCTCCATCAGGCTCATCCACCTGGACTTGGAGGACAGCGAAGACTGTGAAAACGATGCTGTGAAG gTCTATTCAAATGGAAACCTAATTTCCGTTCTGTGTGGCAAAAAGGAATTTGAGGAGCTTCAGTCCTCTGTAAATCCCCTCCACTCCTCCCCGGGcggctgcctctctctttcgTTCCACTCTGACTACTCAAACACCAAGAGGCACACCGGCTTCAGAGGCTTTTATACCAGTCAAG ACTTTGACGAATGTGATGACCCAGACAACGGATGCACCCAGTTCTGTCACAACTTCATTGGAGGGTACCACTGCTCCTGTCGTCATGGTTACCACCTGGATGCGGACAAACAGACTTGCACTG TGAGTTGTACTGAGGATCTGTCAGGGCTGAAGAGAGGTGACATATCCAGTCCCTCCTGGCCTGCTTCATACGCAGAGAATGCCAACTGTCAGCACATTCTGTCTGTGGAGGCCCACCAGCAGCTGGAGCTGCACTTCTCTGAAGATTTTGATGTGGAACAAAGCCCTGATGGCCAATGCATAGATGCATTGACG aTTGAGACTCCCTCCGGGACTCTGGGGCCGTTCTGTGGCCACACGCCTCCCCCATCTCCCTTCCTCACCCACTCAAACCATGTCCAAATCCGCTTCATCTCGGATGGCTTTGGCACAAACAAAGGCTTCTCTCTCCACTTCAAAACCAGAG ACAAGGTCTGTCCAGCAGTGGTAACCCCACACTCCACAGTGACTCCTCAGCAACCAGAATATTCTCAGGGTGAAACAGTGACAGTAACTTGTGATCTTGGCTATGTTGTGAATTCT CAAGGCACCCAGACTCTGTCATCAGAGTATGTGACAACCTGCCGGGGTACAGGCATATGGACTCCCACTTACATCTGTGAAC CTGTGGATTGCGGTTTTCCTGGTATCCCAGAAGATGGTATCCTTCAGTTGGTTGGCTCAGCAGACACTCAGTATAAAGACCAGATCCAGTTTAACTGCAGTTCAAAGTACTACACACTGGAAGGAGATG ACACATTCACTTGCAGTGCCAGTGGTGACTGGATATCACGTGGTGGCAAGACAGAGCTACCCAAATGCACTGAAG TGTGTGGGAAGCCTGAAAAACACCCTGCAAGTACAGGCAGAATATTGGGAGGTAAGAATGCAAAGCTGGGAGAGATACCATGGCATCTCTTGATAAAAGAGccaagaagaggaggagcatCACTGATCAATGACCGATGGGCGGTCACGGCAGCTCATGTTGTGGAAGACATAGAGGAAACCTCTTTACGCCTGTATGGTGGACTGATAGATGGAAGAACAGCAGATAGGTTGTCTGATGTAGTTGTCGTGGACAGTGAAAGGATCATAATTCATCCCGACTACGTCAAGGGCATTGACGATCGCACCAGTTTTGACAATGATATTGCTCTTATCAGATTTTCTTCCAGAGTGAATTTAGGCCCAAACCTCATTCCCATTTGTCTGCCAGAGGTAAAGAGAAGTTGGGTGGAAAATGAGCTAGGGACTGTGTCAGGCTGGGGGAAGACAGaagtgcaaataaaaaaagaagatgcAACACGTTTTGTCACATCTGCCCAGTTAAAATATGCTCATATTGGGGTCAAACCCCTTTCAGAGTGTGAGGATACCCCTTTAACATCAACTAAGAAACGCATGCTTTTCACTAACAATATGTTCTGTGCTGGAGCAGACGGAAAGGACAGCTGCCAGAAAGACAGTGGAGGTCCGTTTGTTTTGCCTATGTTGGCTGAAGGCAGAGAGCCTTATTATCTGACTGGCATTGTGTCCTGGGGACCTCCCTGTGAAGAAAGGCAGTACAAGGGTTATTATACCAAGGTGGAAAATTATGTTGACTGGATTAAGAAGACAATAGACACAATAGAAAAATCTTAG
- the LOC123967831 gene encoding complement C1s subcomponent-like isoform X2 yields the protein MLRLSLLLLLLSHSAYPMLLGWVESPGYPNGYLPHASLNWSRCAPKGHTVSIRLIHLDLEDSEDCENDAVKVYSNGNLISVLCGKKEFEELQSSVNPLHSSPGGCLSLSFHSDYSNTKRHTGFRGFYTSQDFDECDDPDNGCTQFCHNFIGGYHCSCRHGYHLDADKQTCTVSCTEDLSGLKRGDISSPSWPASYAENANCQHILSVEAHQQLELHFSEDFDVEQSPDGQCIDALTIETPSGTLGPFCGHTPPPSPFLTHSNHVQIRFISDGFGTNKGFSLHFKTRDKVCPAVVTPHSTVTPQQPEYSQGETVTVTCDLGYVVNSQGTQTLSSEYVTTCRGTGIWTPTYICEPVDCGFPGIPEDGILQLVGSADTQYKDQIQFNCSSKYYTLEGDDTFTCSASGDWISRGGKTELPKCTEVCGKPEKHPASTGRILGGKNAKLGEIPWHLLIKEPRRGGASLINDRWAVTAAHVVEDIEETSLRLYGGLIDGRTADRLSDVVVVDSERIIIHPDYVKGIDDRTSFDNDIALIRFSSRVNLGPNLIPICLPEVKRSWVENELGTVSGWGKTEVQIKKEDATRFVTSAQLKYAHIGVKPLSECEDTPLTSTKKRMLFTNNMFCAGADGKDSCQKDSGGPFVLPMLAEGREPYYLTGIVSWGPPCEERQYKGYYTKVENYVDWIKKTIDTIEKS from the exons ATGTTGCGATTAAG TCTCCTGCTTCTCCTGCTCTCCCACTCGGCCTACCCAATGTTGCTAGGATGGGTGGAGTCTCCAGGGTATCCCAATGGATACTTGCCCCATGCCAGTCTAAACTGGAGCAGGTGTGCCCCCAAAGGTCACACAGTCTCCATCAGGCTCATCCACCTGGACTTGGAGGACAGCGAAGACTGTGAAAACGATGCTGTGAAG gTCTATTCAAATGGAAACCTAATTTCCGTTCTGTGTGGCAAAAAGGAATTTGAGGAGCTTCAGTCCTCTGTAAATCCCCTCCACTCCTCCCCGGGcggctgcctctctctttcgTTCCACTCTGACTACTCAAACACCAAGAGGCACACCGGCTTCAGAGGCTTTTATACCAGTCAAG ACTTTGACGAATGTGATGACCCAGACAACGGATGCACCCAGTTCTGTCACAACTTCATTGGAGGGTACCACTGCTCCTGTCGTCATGGTTACCACCTGGATGCGGACAAACAGACTTGCACTG TGAGTTGTACTGAGGATCTGTCAGGGCTGAAGAGAGGTGACATATCCAGTCCCTCCTGGCCTGCTTCATACGCAGAGAATGCCAACTGTCAGCACATTCTGTCTGTGGAGGCCCACCAGCAGCTGGAGCTGCACTTCTCTGAAGATTTTGATGTGGAACAAAGCCCTGATGGCCAATGCATAGATGCATTGACG aTTGAGACTCCCTCCGGGACTCTGGGGCCGTTCTGTGGCCACACGCCTCCCCCATCTCCCTTCCTCACCCACTCAAACCATGTCCAAATCCGCTTCATCTCGGATGGCTTTGGCACAAACAAAGGCTTCTCTCTCCACTTCAAAACCAGAG ACAAGGTCTGTCCAGCAGTGGTAACCCCACACTCCACAGTGACTCCTCAGCAACCAGAATATTCTCAGGGTGAAACAGTGACAGTAACTTGTGATCTTGGCTATGTTGTGAATTCT CAAGGCACCCAGACTCTGTCATCAGAGTATGTGACAACCTGCCGGGGTACAGGCATATGGACTCCCACTTACATCTGTGAAC CTGTGGATTGCGGTTTTCCTGGTATCCCAGAAGATGGTATCCTTCAGTTGGTTGGCTCAGCAGACACTCAGTATAAAGACCAGATCCAGTTTAACTGCAGTTCAAAGTACTACACACTGGAAGGAGATG ACACATTCACTTGCAGTGCCAGTGGTGACTGGATATCACGTGGTGGCAAGACAGAGCTACCCAAATGCACTGAAG TGTGTGGGAAGCCTGAAAAACACCCTGCAAGTACAGGCAGAATATTGGGAGGTAAGAATGCAAAGCTGGGAGAGATACCATGGCATCTCTTGATAAAAGAGccaagaagaggaggagcatCACTGATCAATGACCGATGGGCGGTCACGGCAGCTCATGTTGTGGAAGACATAGAGGAAACCTCTTTACGCCTGTATGGTGGACTGATAGATGGAAGAACAGCAGATAGGTTGTCTGATGTAGTTGTCGTGGACAGTGAAAGGATCATAATTCATCCCGACTACGTCAAGGGCATTGACGATCGCACCAGTTTTGACAATGATATTGCTCTTATCAGATTTTCTTCCAGAGTGAATTTAGGCCCAAACCTCATTCCCATTTGTCTGCCAGAGGTAAAGAGAAGTTGGGTGGAAAATGAGCTAGGGACTGTGTCAGGCTGGGGGAAGACAGaagtgcaaataaaaaaagaagatgcAACACGTTTTGTCACATCTGCCCAGTTAAAATATGCTCATATTGGGGTCAAACCCCTTTCAGAGTGTGAGGATACCCCTTTAACATCAACTAAGAAACGCATGCTTTTCACTAACAATATGTTCTGTGCTGGAGCAGACGGAAAG GACAGCTGCCAGAAAGACAGTGGAGGTCCGTTTGTTTTGCCTATGTTGGCTGAAGGCAGAGAGCCTTATTATCTGACTGGCATTGTGTCCTGGGGACCTCCCTGTGAAGAAAGGCAGTACAAGGGTTATTATACCAAGGTGGAAAATTATGTTGACTGGATTAAGAAGACAATAGACACAATAGAAAAATCTTAG